In Thalassophryne amazonica chromosome 4, fThaAma1.1, whole genome shotgun sequence, a genomic segment contains:
- the LOC117508786 gene encoding claudin-3-like: MERQLELAALVLGLTGWLCAILTRCLTLWNVSGTLDNTTATLPVYWDGVWLEWDHWDLAHDGSLHCSFYKSLMSLSGSFRTWRALIMAAIGAGALAVVTGTVGAVFFPKRGQIKVASGALFVLCAILLLVPVAWTCHHTSQPLESIVLLRRTWGPALYLGWISFALMLIGGAFLCSRCPTFEREMQQVDQSRYPNVEEDVNHPLSRINRTTFTHSQYERGSQPL, encoded by the coding sequence ATGGAGCGGCAGCTGGAGCTGGCGGCTTTGGTTCTGGGCCTCACCGGGTGGCTCTGTGCCATTCTGACGCGCTGCCTCACTCTGTGGAACGTCAGCGGCACCCTGGACAACACCACAGCCACTCTGCCTGTCTACTGGGACGGGGTGTGGCTGGAATGGGACCACTGGGACTTAGCCCATGATGGGAGCCTGCACTGCTCCTTCTACAAGTCTCTCATGTCTCTGTCTGGGAGCTTTCGTACGTGGAGAGCGCTCATCATGGCTGCCATCGGAGCCGGGGCCTTGGCTGTGGTGACGGGTACAGTTGGGGCCGTGTTCTTCCCCAAGCGGGGCCAGATCAAGGTGGCTTCTGGTGCTCTCTTTGTCCTGTGTGCGATCCTGCTGCTGGTTCCTGTGGCATGGACGTGCCATCACACCAGTCAGCCACTGGAGAGCATTGTTCTGCTGCGGCGAACCTGGGGTCCAGCGCTATACCTTGGCTGGATCTCCTTTGCCCTGATGCTGATCGGGGGCGCGTTTCTCTGCTCCAGATGCCCCACTTTTGAAAGGGAAATGCAGCAGGTGGACCAGAGCAGGTACCCGAACGTGGAGGAGGACGTGAACCACCCATTGAGCAGAATCAACAGGACGACCTTCACACACAGCCAGTATGAGCGCGGATCGCAACCCCTCTGA